A stretch of DNA from Spirosoma endbachense:
AAAAAGATTTATTGAAAGAAATTCAGGATCGGCTTTTTACGGTTGGAGCCGAACTGGCGACAGATCCGGAAAAAGCAATAAAGCGAGCCATGCCTGCCATTATTGCTGAAGATGTTGCTGCACTCGAGCAGGCAATGGATTCGATGGATGCTGAATTGCCGGAACTACGGGCGTTCGTTTTACCGGGCGGGCACGAATCGGTGTCGTTCTGTCACCTGGCCCGAACCGTTTGCCGTCGGGCCGAACGATTGGTTATTGGGCTAAATGATGAATCACCAGTAGATGATTTGGTATTGCAATACCTTAACCGACTATCTGACTATCTGTTTGTCCTCAGTCGCAAAATGGCGCAGGAATTGGAGGCTGAAGAGGTAGTCTGGAAACCCAGAACATGATTGTTTAAGACCACTAAAAAAAAGTTGTCTTGACAACTAAATTAACTCAATCTATTTTTTTAGCTTTGCCTCAGGTGGTGCTTATCCCGCCTAACTCATTAACCAATACCCTGATTATGACGACGGACGTCTTGCAAATTGAATTGCGGAAAGCGGAACGCTCCCGGATTCAAGAGGTAGATTTTAATCATCTGCCTTTCGGAAAACATTTCTCGGACCACATGTTTGTGGCCGATTTTATTGATGGTCAATGGCAGAATCAAATGATTGTCCCATTCGACAATTTCACGCTAAGTCCGGCTCTATCGTCGCTCCATTACGGTCAGTCTATTTTTGAAGGCATGAAGGCTTTCAAAAATGAATCAGGTGAGGTAATGATGTTTCGGCCTTACATGAATTTTGAGCGCATGAACGAGTCAGCCAAGCGTATGTGCATGGCCACCTTGCCCGAAGAAGTGTTTATGGGCGGCCTGGAGGCTTTGCTGCGCGTCGATGCGGACTGGGTTCCTACCACGCCTGACAGCTCGCTGTATGTTCGCCCGTATATGTTCGCAACGGATACCTACCTGGGTGTTGCTCCATCGAAGACCTATCGTTTCTGCATTTTCACCTGTCCGGTTGGTGCTTATTATTCGAATCCACCGAAATTGAAAGTAGAAACGGAGTACATTCGCTCGGCTCCGGGGGGTGTAGGGTATGCGAAATGCGCGGGCAACTACGCCGGATCGATGTACCCAACTTTGCTGGCTCAACAACAGGGTTATGATCAGTTGATCTGGACCGACGCTCGTGAGCACAAATACATTGAAGAATCAGGCACGATGAACATCATGTTCATGCTTGACGGTAAATTAGTGACCCCGGCCACATCTGATTCCATCTTGAAAGGTGTTACCCGCGATTCGATTTTGCAGATTGCCCGCGGTTGGGGTATTGACGTGGAAGAGCGCTTGGTATCGATCGAAGAAGTGATCAGCGGTATTGAAACTGGTCGGTTAACCGAAGCCTTCGGTGCCGGAACAGCGGTGGGTTCGTCGCCCTATTCCCTGATTGGCTATAATGGCAAGGATTACATGCTACCAGAATTTGCCCCGGAAGAATCGTTTGCCGTTCGCGTCAGAAACTATCTGGCCGACCTTCGTACTGGTAAAGTTGAAGACACTTTCAACTGGATGCACACAGTATAATTCCTGAGTTCCCTACAACGTCGAAGCCCCGATCAGTTGGTCGGGGCTTCGGCGTTGTAGGCAAGACTTTCGCTTTGAGCCGTGCCACGGTTACTCGTGATGATCTAAAATAACCGTGGCACGGCTCGAAGCGAAAGTCTTGGGAGCAATACCATACACTATAATTTTCTTACTATATTTTATATTTTTATCACAAAACTCCTATTTAGCACGTCTATATCTATTCACACAGTTGCATTCGCTCAATTTGTATGATCCGGCTTACCTTCCTTTTCGGCCTCTTATCAGTCTTTTCTCTTAAAACGTATGGCCAATATGCTGTTTATCAAGACGATAAAGGCCAGGTTATGACAACGATGGATGTATATGGCTCCGCAAGAATAAATTCAACGGCTTATAATAAAGTAACGGTTCTGGGAAGTCCCTTC
This window harbors:
- a CDS encoding branched-chain amino acid aminotransferase is translated as MTTDVLQIELRKAERSRIQEVDFNHLPFGKHFSDHMFVADFIDGQWQNQMIVPFDNFTLSPALSSLHYGQSIFEGMKAFKNESGEVMMFRPYMNFERMNESAKRMCMATLPEEVFMGGLEALLRVDADWVPTTPDSSLYVRPYMFATDTYLGVAPSKTYRFCIFTCPVGAYYSNPPKLKVETEYIRSAPGGVGYAKCAGNYAGSMYPTLLAQQQGYDQLIWTDAREHKYIEESGTMNIMFMLDGKLVTPATSDSILKGVTRDSILQIARGWGIDVEERLVSIEEVISGIETGRLTEAFGAGTAVGSSPYSLIGYNGKDYMLPEFAPEESFAVRVRNYLADLRTGKVEDTFNWMHTV
- a CDS encoding cob(I)yrinic acid a,c-diamide adenosyltransferase, with the translated sequence MKIYTKTGDKGQTGLIGGRRVSKADLRIDAYGTVDELNSWIGLVRDQPINTSQKDLLKEIQDRLFTVGAELATDPEKAIKRAMPAIIAEDVAALEQAMDSMDAELPELRAFVLPGGHESVSFCHLARTVCRRAERLVIGLNDESPVDDLVLQYLNRLSDYLFVLSRKMAQELEAEEVVWKPRT